A portion of the Clostridium gelidum genome contains these proteins:
- the hisJ gene encoding histidinol-phosphatase HisJ: MENKKILRDGHIHSPYCPHGTKDSFEMYVEKAIVEGLEEITFTEHMPFPSYFIENRKFLDECALSKDVVEKYFDEVEKLKPRYKDKLKINTGLEVDFVEGYEEEIKKMLNVYGPKVEDSILSVHFIKIVDKYTAIDWKPGFEEALNELGSVELIYDKYYETLLKAIKADLGEFKPKRIGHPTLIRIFNNLYPVQYRNKELLEEIVKEIKERDYEVDVNTAGLRKPYCGEIYVSDIFKELVEKYEVKKVYGSDSHTASDVGRDFDKE, encoded by the coding sequence ATGGAAAATAAAAAAATATTAAGAGATGGACATATTCATTCCCCATATTGTCCTCATGGAACTAAAGATTCTTTTGAAATGTATGTGGAAAAAGCCATTGTTGAAGGTCTGGAAGAAATTACATTTACTGAACATATGCCATTTCCAAGTTATTTTATAGAGAATAGAAAGTTTTTAGACGAATGTGCTTTGTCAAAGGATGTTGTAGAAAAGTATTTTGATGAAGTAGAAAAGTTAAAACCTAGATATAAAGATAAACTTAAGATAAATACAGGTTTAGAAGTAGATTTCGTAGAGGGATATGAAGAAGAAATAAAAAAGATGCTTAATGTTTATGGGCCTAAGGTAGAAGATAGTATATTATCAGTTCATTTTATAAAGATAGTTGATAAATACACAGCGATTGATTGGAAGCCAGGATTTGAAGAGGCCTTAAATGAGTTAGGTTCTGTTGAATTAATATATGATAAATATTATGAAACTTTATTAAAAGCAATTAAAGCAGATTTAGGAGAATTTAAGCCAAAGCGTATTGGACATCCTACATTAATAAGAATATTTAATAATCTATATCCTGTGCAATATAGAAATAAAGAGCTATTAGAAGAAATAGTAAAAGAAATTAAAGAAAGAGATTATGAAGTAGATGTAAATACTGCTGGTCTTAGAAAACCTTATTGTGGTGAAATTTATGTATCAGATATTTTTAAAGAATTAGTAGAAAAATATGAAGTTAAAAAAGTTTATGGATCAGATTCTCATACAGCAAGTGATGTTGGAAGAGATTTTGATAAAGAATAA
- a CDS encoding HD domain-containing protein, which yields MQNKLVKEYYNWFNSYVKRFYGEDNVVNQNIELKEIHTLKVAKHAVNIAKSLNLTEEEVNTAEIIGLFHDIGRFEQFRTYKTFNDDLSINHATLGIKILEENSILKDLDKDWKEIIIKAISLHNTKDLPHDLNKKEALFCKLIRDADKLDIFRVIIDYEKERENDPNPAIDNLPFTSGYNKELLEYIQTNKKISNKSLKNYNDRKLYELNWITDLNFPFSINYIKEKNILSTLISCLPKNEEINRISKYLEEYLENFIMNYSIEGK from the coding sequence ATGCAAAATAAATTAGTTAAAGAATATTATAATTGGTTTAATTCATATGTAAAAAGATTTTATGGAGAAGACAATGTAGTAAATCAAAATATTGAACTTAAGGAAATTCACACTTTAAAGGTTGCAAAACATGCTGTAAATATTGCGAAATCTTTAAATTTAACAGAGGAAGAAGTTAATACTGCTGAGATAATAGGGTTATTTCATGATATAGGAAGATTTGAACAATTTAGGACATACAAAACATTTAATGACGATCTTTCAATAAATCATGCAACTCTAGGCATCAAAATATTAGAAGAAAACAGTATCTTAAAAGATTTAGATAAAGACTGGAAAGAAATTATTATTAAAGCTATAAGTCTCCATAATACAAAGGATCTTCCACATGATTTAAATAAGAAAGAAGCTTTGTTTTGTAAATTAATCAGAGATGCTGATAAACTTGACATTTTTAGGGTAATTATTGATTATGAAAAAGAACGAGAAAATGATCCAAATCCTGCTATAGATAATTTACCTTTTACATCTGGATATAATAAAGAATTATTGGAATATATTCAGACCAACAAAAAAATTAGCAATAAGTCATTAAAAAATTATAATGATAGAAAGTTGTATGAGCTAAATTGGATAACGGATTTGAATTTTCCTTTCTCTATTAATTATATTAAAGAAAAAAATATTTTAAGTACACTAATTAGCTGCTTACCTAAAAATGAAGAGATTAATAGAATTTCAAAGTATCTAGAAGAATATTTAGAAAATTTTATAATGAATTATAGCATAGAAGGGAAGTGA
- a CDS encoding VOC family protein has protein sequence MINNIGKITLYFENQEDAKNFWVKKLNFVVKLEQEMGPGMKWIEVAPSKESLTTFILYDKNMMKVQNPAVNVEHPSILLSTNDIDKAYIDMKNNSVEVGELMNMPYGKMFSFKDLENNDYLLREDK, from the coding sequence ATGATTAATAATATAGGAAAAATAACATTATATTTTGAAAACCAAGAGGATGCAAAGAATTTCTGGGTAAAGAAACTAAATTTTGTTGTTAAATTAGAACAAGAAATGGGTCCGGGTATGAAATGGATTGAAGTTGCTCCAAGTAAAGAATCTCTTACCACATTTATATTATATGATAAAAATATGATGAAAGTCCAAAATCCAGCAGTCAATGTGGAACATCCATCTATACTTTTGAGCACTAATGATATAGATAAAGCTTATATTGATATGAAAAATAATTCTGTAGAAGTAGGAGAATTGATGAATATGCCATATGGTAAAATGTTTTCTTTTAAGGATCTAGAGAATAATGATTATTTACTACGTGAGGATAAATAA
- a CDS encoding GNAT family N-acetyltransferase has translation MSNYENSNSIKIRKAKIEDLETIVKFNYNLAKETEDKELDLEILTKGVESMLSDKSKGQYYVYTINDKVVGQIMHTYEWSDWRNGMFLWVQSVYVDAKHRRKGVYKELYNYVKNICDEDDDIAGIRLYVEKENINAKATYKSLGMQECNYHMYEYEQMEIK, from the coding sequence ATGAGTAATTATGAAAATTCAAATTCAATAAAAATAAGAAAAGCTAAAATAGAAGATTTAGAAACTATAGTAAAATTTAATTATAACTTAGCAAAGGAAACAGAAGATAAAGAATTAGATTTAGAAATCCTTACTAAAGGTGTTGAATCAATGTTATCAGATAAAAGCAAAGGTCAATATTATGTTTATACAATAAATGATAAAGTTGTAGGACAAATTATGCATACATATGAATGGAGTGATTGGAGAAATGGAATGTTTCTTTGGGTACAAAGTGTATATGTTGATGCAAAACATAGAAGAAAAGGTGTATATAAAGAGTTATATAATTATGTAAAGAACATATGTGATGAAGATGATGATATAGCAGGAATAAGGCTGTATGTAGAAAAAGAAAATATTAATGCAAAAGCTACATATAAATCATTAGGCATGCAGGAATGTAATTATCATATGTATGAATATGAACAAATGGAGATAAAATAA
- a CDS encoding ABC transporter ATP-binding protein produces the protein MSENKNVNKQKSGMGGPGGGPMGSFARGPVVKAKDFKGTLKRLLSYLKPQRVNFILVFIFAIFSTIFSIVGPKISGWAITRLVEGLIAKFTAIGQNTALVKAGKDANITIPSIDFTYIRNVILLLLGLYLISTLFGFLQQYIMAGVAQKTVYNIRRDVEDKISRLPLKFFDARTHGEILSRVTNDVDNIATTLQQSLTQLITSIVTIIGIIVMMLTISPLMTLVVILTLPLYILVTALVAKRSQKYFAAQQKEIGALNGHVEEMYTGHKIVKAFGHERDSIKEFKNINDKLYNAGWKAQFISGIIMPMMRFVSNIGYVVVSVVGGYLAIQGKITIGDIQAFIQYSSQFTQPIVQTANIANIIQSTVASAERIFELLDEVEEIPDSTDSKIIEFPKGEVKFENVNFSYKTEEPLINNMNIDVKQGHTIAIVGPTGAGKTTLVNLLMRFYEIGAGNITIDGVDIRDIKRGELRNMFGMVLQDTWLFNGTIFDNIAYGRKGATEEEVMQAAKAAHAHHFIKTLPDGYNTILNEEASNISQGQKQLLTIARAILANPTIMILDEATSSVDSRTEVYIQRAMTELMQNRTSFVIAHRLSTIRDAELILVMNKGSIIEMGNHNELLEKNGFYADLYNSQFTGAALDNEVV, from the coding sequence ATGAGCGAAAATAAAAATGTAAATAAACAAAAAAGTGGAATGGGAGGTCCAGGTGGTGGCCCAATGGGTTCTTTCGCACGTGGCCCAGTCGTAAAAGCAAAGGACTTTAAGGGAACTTTAAAAAGGCTTTTAAGCTATTTAAAACCGCAAAGAGTTAATTTTATTTTAGTGTTTATATTTGCAATCTTCAGTACTATTTTTAGTATAGTAGGACCTAAAATTTCAGGCTGGGCTATAACTAGATTAGTTGAAGGCTTAATAGCAAAATTTACAGCAATAGGTCAAAATACTGCTTTGGTTAAAGCAGGTAAAGATGCTAATATTACGATCCCTAGTATAGACTTTACATATATAAGAAATGTTATTTTATTGTTACTTGGATTATATTTAATAAGCACACTTTTTGGATTTCTGCAACAATATATTATGGCTGGAGTTGCACAAAAAACTGTTTATAATATTCGTAGAGATGTTGAAGATAAGATTTCACGGCTACCACTGAAATTTTTTGATGCAAGAACTCATGGTGAGATTTTAAGTCGTGTAACAAATGATGTTGATAATATTGCAACAACCCTTCAACAAAGTCTTACACAACTTATTACATCTATTGTTACTATCATTGGTATTATTGTAATGATGTTAACCATAAGTCCATTAATGACACTTGTTGTTATTTTAACTTTGCCACTGTATATTTTGGTAACAGCACTTGTTGCAAAGCGTTCTCAAAAATATTTTGCAGCTCAACAAAAAGAAATTGGAGCACTTAATGGTCACGTTGAAGAAATGTATACTGGTCACAAAATTGTTAAGGCTTTTGGACATGAACGTGATTCTATTAAAGAATTTAAAAATATCAATGATAAATTATACAATGCAGGTTGGAAAGCTCAGTTTATATCTGGAATAATAATGCCTATGATGAGATTTGTTAGTAACATAGGCTATGTAGTAGTTTCTGTTGTTGGTGGTTATTTAGCAATACAAGGCAAAATTACTATTGGTGATATTCAAGCCTTTATTCAATATTCTAGTCAGTTTACTCAACCAATAGTTCAAACTGCTAATATTGCAAATATTATTCAATCTACAGTAGCTTCAGCTGAACGTATATTTGAATTATTAGATGAAGTTGAAGAAATACCAGATTCTACTGATTCTAAAATTATAGAATTTCCTAAGGGAGAAGTTAAATTTGAAAATGTTAACTTTAGCTATAAAACAGAAGAACCTCTTATTAATAACATGAACATAGATGTAAAACAAGGTCATACAATTGCAATTGTTGGGCCAACTGGTGCAGGTAAAACTACCCTTGTTAATTTGCTTATGCGTTTTTATGAGATAGGTGCAGGGAATATTACAATTGATGGAGTAGATATTAGAGACATAAAACGTGGAGAATTACGTAATATGTTTGGTATGGTACTTCAAGATACTTGGCTATTTAATGGCACAATATTTGATAATATTGCTTATGGCAGAAAAGGAGCCACAGAAGAAGAAGTTATGCAAGCTGCAAAAGCAGCACATGCACATCATTTTATTAAGACTCTTCCAGATGGATATAATACAATACTAAATGAAGAAGCTTCAAATATATCACAAGGTCAAAAACAACTGCTTACTATAGCTCGTGCAATACTTGCAAATCCAACTATTATGATACTTGATGAAGCTACAAGTAGTGTTGACTCAAGAACAGAAGTTTATATACAAAGGGCTATGACAGAACTAATGCAAAATAGAACAAGTTTTGTAATAGCACATAGACTTTCTACAATTAGAGATGCAGAGTTAATATTAGTTATGAATAAAGGAAGCATCATTGAGATGGGTAATCATAATGAACTTCTTGAAAAGAATGGCTTCTATGCAGATCTTTATAATAGCCAATTTACTGGAGCAGCTTTAGATAATGAAGTAGTATAA